A section of the Phacochoerus africanus isolate WHEZ1 chromosome 4, ROS_Pafr_v1, whole genome shotgun sequence genome encodes:
- the LOC125124024 gene encoding LOW QUALITY PROTEIN: olfactory receptor 5F1-like (The sequence of the model RefSeq protein was modified relative to this genomic sequence to represent the inferred CDS: deleted 1 base in 1 codon): MARKNYTLLTEFVLLGLADTPELQVTLLLLFLAMYTLTVLGNVGMILLIRVDARLHTPMYFFLAVLSFVDVSYSSTVTPKMLVDLLSEKKTISFAGCFLQMYFFIAFATTECILFGLMAYDRYVAICSPLLYSLLMSRSVCLQMAGGALTAGLLNSMVHTSYVSSLPFCRSNVIHHFFCDSPPIFKLSCSDTHLYEIIVSTFAGVNMVGVLLVILTSYSYILFSIFRMHSREGRHKAFSTCASHLTALILFYSTAVYTYLRPTSSYSLNQDKVASVFYTVVIPMLNPLIYSLRNKEVKKALCNVITRRRVPSFL; this comes from the exons ATGGCCAGAAAAAATTATACTTTGCTGACTGAGTTCGTGCTGTTGGGGTTAGCAGACACACCGGAGCTACAGGTGACTCTCCTTCTGCTCTTTTTGGCGATGTACACACTTACAGTCTTGGGGAATGTTGGGATGATCCTCTTAATCAGGGTGGATGCCCGACTGCACacacccatgtatttcttcctggctGTCCTGTCCTTTGTGGATGTTAGTTACTCATCCACCGTCACTCCCAAGATGCTGGTAGACCTCTTGTCAGAAAAGAAGACCATCTCCTTTGCCGGCTGCTTCCTGCAGATGTACTTCTTTATAGCCTTTGCCACGACGGAATGCATCCTGTTTGGGTTAATGGCCTATGACCGTTACGTGGCCATATGCAGCCCTCTGCTTTACTCCTTGCTCATGTCCAGGAGCGTCTGCCTACAAATGGCAGGAGGGGCTCTTACAGCAGGACTGTTGAACTCCATGGTTCATACAAGTTATGTAAGCAGTTTGCCATTCTGCAGGTCCAATGTCATCCATCACTTCTTCTGTGACAGCCCTCCGATTTTTAAGCTCTCCTGTTCCGACACACACCTGTACGAAATCATCGTGTCCACTTTTGCTGGCGTGAATATGGTCGGGGTTCTGCTGGTGATCCTCACCTCCTACTCCTACATTCTCTTCTCCATCTTTCGTATGCATTCAAGGGAGGGGAGGCACAAAGCATTCTCAACCTGTGCCTCCCACCTGACAGCTCTCATTCTGTTTTATTCCACCGCCGTCTATACC TATCTGAGACCTACCTCCAGCTACTCCCTGAATCAGGACAAAGTGGCTTCCGTGTTCTACACAGTGGTGATCCCCATGCTGAACCCTCTGATCTACAGCCTCAGGAACAAGGAAGTAAAGAAGGCTCTATGCAACGTAATTACTAGGAGAAGGGTCCCTTCATTTCTGTGA
- the LOC125124451 gene encoding LOW QUALITY PROTEIN: olfactory receptor 10AG1-like (The sequence of the model RefSeq protein was modified relative to this genomic sequence to represent the inferred CDS: deleted 1 base in 1 codon): MEVDTGTRGQNPLQWNQTTLLDFILLGFSDAPSLQGFLFGVFLIIYVIILMGNSLIIIITKIDPSLQTPMYFFLRNFSSLEICYVSVTVPRLLTDLCRQNRNISFLACATQMYFFLVLGATECFLLTAMAYDRYVAICNPLLYPLIMNSRLCIRLAAGCWVSGIPVHVGFTYQIFSLPFCGSNQLNHFFCDIPPVLKLTCGDTSLIELLIYVVAVLVVTIPFMLILGSYVKIIGSILNLPSATGRAKAFSTCSSHLIVVALFFGSGIMTYLRPNSSHSIGVDKFLSLFYTIVTPVFNPMIYCLRNKDVMVALRKFLLKRVVL; encoded by the exons ATGGAGGTGGAC ACAGGAACCAGGGGACAAAATCCCTTGCAGTGGAATCAGACTACATTGCTGGATTTCATCTTGCTTGGCTTCTCTGATGCCCCCAGCCTCCAAGGATTtctttttggggtgtttttgaTCATCTATGTGATTATTCTGATGGGAAATAGCCTGATCATCATCATAACCAAGATTGATCCTTCCCTCCAGACCcctatgtattttttcctgaGGAACTTTTCATCCTTGGAAATATGTTACGTATCCGTCACTGTCCCCAGATTATTGACAGATCTTTgtagacaaaacagaaacatatcctTTCTGGCCTGTGCTACTCAAATGTACTTCTTTCTGGTATTGGGAGCGACTGAGTGTTTTCTTCTGACTGCCATGGCTTATGACAGGTACGTTGCCATTTGCAACCCATTACTCTACCCTCTCATCATGAACAGTAGGCTGTGCATCCGACTGGCAGCGGGCTGTTGGGTCAGTGGAATCCCAGTGCATGTAGGGTTTACCTACCAgatcttctctctccctttctgtggcTCGAACCAGTTGAATCACTTTTTCTGTGACATACCTCCAGTCCTTAAACTCACCTGTGGGGATACCTCTTTGATTGAGCTGTTGATTTATGTGGTTGCTGTCCTAGTTGTCACTATTCCTTTTATGTTGATTCTTGGATCGTATGTGAAAATAATTGGGAGCATCTTGAACCTGCCTTCAGCCACGGGGCGAGCCAAAGCCTTTTCCACCTGTTCCTCCCATCTCATC GTCGTGGCTTTATTCTTTGGATCAGGCATCATGACATATTTGAGACCGAATTCCAGTCATTCCATAGGGGTGgacaaatttctttctcttttttacacCATTGTCACACCAGTGTTTAACCCTATGATATATTGTCTGAGAAACAAAGATGTTATGGTGGCCTTGAGAAAATTTCTGCTGAAACGGGTTGTGCTGTGA